The Limnospira fusiformis SAG 85.79 genomic interval GCAAATTTCTGTAGCATTGGGCTTATCTATCAATGAGGTACGTCAGCAGCTAGAGGAATCATAGATTCTAGCGATATAACTGCTATAATTGGGGAGAAACTGTCTTCTACTGGTTTAGACCTATGGTTTCTATTGACCTTTATAAAAATCTACCCACCAGTGATGAACTTCCCGACTCTGATGATACTCCTGTGGATAACGAAGACCAAAACTTTCTCCCCAATTACCTATTATTTCTTCTAGCAATTATCTGGAAAGACCGCAATGATTGGTATTTCGGTGTAGATATGGGAATTTATCACACCAGCGGGGATAACCCCAGAGTCCCAGTAATTCCTGATGGTTTTCTGACGGTGGGAGTGAACCGCCGCCGACCAGGTAATAAATCTCGGAAAAGTTATGTGGTCTGGGAAGAAGGGGGAATGGTTCCTCAGTTGGTGTTAGAGGTGGTTTCCTGGACTCCGGGAAATGAGTATGAGTCCAAAATGGCGATTTATGAAAAGTTGGGGGTACTATACTACGTTATTTATAACCCAGAATATTACCAGCGCGATCGCCATCAACCCTTCGAGATTTATCGACAAATTGATGGTAAATACCAGTTACAAACGGGAGAACCCTACTGGCTACCAGAAATCGGTTTAGGAATTGGGAGAAGTCAAGCTACATTAGGTGGTATTGACCGAGAAATCCTGTCTTGGTTTGACCAAGAGGGGAGACGTTATTTGAGTGCGGAAGAGTTAGCACAGCAGGCTCAATTAGAAGCACAGCAGGCTCAATTGGAAGCACAGCAGGCTCAATTGGAAGCACAGCAGGCTCAATTGGAAGCACAAAAAGAACGTCAGGCGCGTTTAGCAGCTATTGCTCAATTAGACAATATAGGATTGACAGCAGAGCAAATTTCTGTAGCATTGGGCTTATCTATCAATGAGGTACGTCAGCAGCTAGAGGAATTATAGATTCTAGCGATATAACTGCTATAATTGGGGAGAAACTATCTTCTACTGGTTTAGACCTATGGTTTCTATTGACCTTTATAAAAATCTACCCACCAGTGATGAACTTCCCGACTCTGATGATACTCCTGTGGATAACGAAGACCAAAACTTTCTCCCCAATTACCTATTATTTCTTCTAGCAATTATCTGGAAAGACCGCAATGATTGGTATTTCGGTGTAGATATGGGAATTTATCACACCAGCGGGGATAACCCCAGAGTCCCAGTAATTCCTGATGGTTTTCTGACGGTGGGAGTGAACCGCCGCCGACCAGGTAATAAATCTCGGAAAAGTTATGTGGTCTGGGAAGAAGGGGGAATGGTTCCTCAGTTGGTGTTAGAGGTGGTTTCCTGGACTCCGGGAAATGAGTATGAGTCCAAAATGGCGATTTATGAAAAGTTGGGGGTACTATACTACGTTATTTATAACCCAGAATATTACCAGCGCGATCGCCATCAACCCTTCGAGATTTATCGACAAATTGATGGTAAATACCAGTTACAAACGGGAGAACCCTACTGGCTACCAGAAATCGGTTTAGGAATTGGGAGAAGTCAAGCTACATTAGGTGGTATTGACCGAGAAATCCTGTCTTGGTTTGACCAAGAGGGGAGACGTTATTTGAGTGCGGAAGAGTTAGCACAGCAGGCTCAATTGGAAGCACAGCAGGCTCAATTGGAAGCACAGCAGGCTCAATTGGAAGCACAACAGGCTCAATTGGAAGCACAGCAGGCTCAATTGGAAGCACAAAAAGAACGTCAGGCGCGTTTAGCAGCTATTGCTCAATTAGACAATATAGGATTGACAGTACAGCAAATTTCTGTAGCATTGGGGTTATCTATCAATGAGGTACGTCAGCAGCTAGAGGAATTATAGATTCTAGCGATATAACTGCTATAATTGGGGAGAAACTGTCTTCTACTGGTTTAGACCTATGGTTTCTATTGACCTTTATAAAAATCTACCCACCAGTGATGAACTTCCCGACTCTGATGATACTCCTGTGGATAACGAAGACCAAAACTTTCTCCCCAATTACCTATTATTTCTTCTAGCAATTATCTGGAAAGACCGCAATGATTGGTATTTCGGTGTAGATATGGGAATTTATCACACCAGCGGGGATAACCCCAGAGTCCCAGTAATTCCTGATGGTTTTCTGACGGTGGGAGTGAACCGCCGCCGACCAGGTAATAAATCTCGGAAAAGTTATGTGGTCTGGGAAGAAGGGGGAATGGTTCCTCAGTTGGTGTTAGAGGTGGTTTCCTGGACTCCGGGAAATGAGTATGAGTCCAAAATGGCGATTTATGAAAAGTTGGGGGTACTATACTACGTTATTTATAACCCAGAATATTACCAACGCGATCGCCATCAACCCTTCGAGATTTATCGACAAATTGATGGTAAATACCAGTTACAAACGGGAGAACCCTACTGGCTACCAGAAATCGGTTTAGGAATTGGGAGAAGTCAAGCTACATTAGGTGGTATTGACCGAGAAATCCTGTCTTGGTTTGACCAAGAGGGGAGACGTTATTTGAGCTCCGAAGAGTTAGCACAGCAGGCTCAATTGGAAGTACAGCAGGCTCAATTGGAAGCACAGCAGGCTCAATTGGAAGCACAGCAGGCTCAATTAGAAGCACAGCAGGCTCAATTAGAAGCACAGCAGGCTCAATTGGAAGTACAGCAGGCTCAATTGGAAGTACAGCAGGCTCAAGTGGAAGCACAGCAGGCTCAATTGGAAGCACAGCAGGCTCAATTGGAAGCACAAAAAGAACGTCAGGCGCGTTTAGCAGCTATTGCTCAATTAGACAATATAGGATTGACAGCAGAGCAAATTTCTGTAGCATTGGGCTTATCTATCAATGAGGTACGTCAGCAGCTAGAGGAATTATAGATTCTAGCGATATAACTGCTATAATTGGGGAGAAACTATCTTCTACTGGTTTAGACCTATGGTTTCTATTGACCTTTATAAAAATCTACCCACCAGTGATGAACTTCCCGACTCTGATGATACTCCTGTGGATAACGAAGACCAAAACTTTCTCCCCAATTACCTATTATTTCTTCTAGCAATTATCTGGAAAGACCGCAATGATTGGTATTTCGGTGTAGATATGGGAATTTATCACACCAGCGGGGATAACCCCAGAGTCCCAGTAATTCCTGATGGTTTTCTGACGGTGGGAGTGAACCGCCGCCGACCAGGTAATAAATCTCGGAAAAGTTATGTGGTCTGGGAAGAAGGGGGAATGGTTCCTCAGTTGGTGTTAGAGGTGGTTTCCTGGACTCCGGGAAATGAGTATGAGTCCAAAATGGCGATTTATGAAAAGTTGGGGGTACTATACTACGTTATTTATAACCCAGAATATTACCAACGCGATCGCCATCAACCCTTCGAGATTTATCGACAAATTGATGGTAAATACCAGTTACAAACGGGAGAACCCTACTGGCTACCAGAAATCGGTTTAGGAATTGGGAGAAGTCAAGCTACATTAGGTGGTATTGACCGAGAAATCCTGTCTTGGTTTGACCAAGAGGGGAGACGTTATTTGAGCTCCGAAGAGTTAGCACAGCAGGCTCAATTGGAAGCACAAAAAGAACGTCAGGCTCGTTTAGCGGCTATTGCTCAATTAGACAATATGGGATTAACAGTACAGCAAATTTCTGTAGCATTGGGGTTATCTGTAGAGGTGGTACGTCAGCGGCTAGAGGAATCATAGATTTGAGAAAGTTAGTTGATGTTAACTATCAATTAATGAGGGTGTGCCATTTTGCTCGGAACCACAATTTGGTCAAATTCTTCAGCCGAAATATAGCCTAATTCGACACAAATCTGCTTTAAGGTGGAATCCTTCTCCAAAGCCAAATGAGCGACTTCTGCGGCTCGGTCATAGCCGATTTTAGGACTTAAAGCAGTTACCAACATTAAAGATTGTTCTAAATAACTGTTAATTTTACTGCGATTTACCTGTAAACCAACCAATAGAAAATCAGTGAAGTTATGACAACTATCTGCCAAGATATTAACCGATTGTAGCAGGTTAAAAATCATCATTGGCTTAAACACATTTAACTCGAAATGACCCTGGGAACCCGCTATACTAATAGCAGTATCATACCCCATTACCTGAGCCGCCACCATAGTCATAGCCTCGCATTGGGTGGGGTTGACTTTTCCTGGCATAATTGAAGAACCCGGTTCATTTTCGGGTAAAATTAATTCGCCCAAACCACAGCGCGGACCACTCCCTAAAAATCTAATATCATTAGCAATTTTCATCAAAGAACAGGCTAAGGTTTTTAAGGCACCACTTGCCATAACTATGGCATCATGAGCCGCCATAGCGGCAAATTTATTGGGTGCTGAAACAAAGGGTAAATCTGTCATTTCGGCAATGTGTTCCGCCACCCTTTCCGCAAACCCAGGCGGCGCATTTAGGCCGGTTCCTACAGCGGTTCCACCAATAGCTAATTCATACAAATCAGGTAAAACCATCTCAATGCGTTTTAGGTCGGCATCTAGTTGCGCCACATAGCCGGAAAACTCCTGTCCTAAAGTCAGGGGAACAGCATCTTGTAAATGGGTGCGACCAATTTTGACAATATGGTTAAATTCTGCCGATTTCTGAGCCAGAGCATCTCGCATTTTTCGGACTTTAGGAATTAGGCGCTGATGAAACGCCAAAGCTGCTGCGATGTGCATAGCCGTCGGAAATGTATCGTTAGACGACTGAGACATATTCACATGGTCATTGGGATGAATAGGGTTTTTACTGCCCATTTTTCCGCCCACAGAAGCGATCGCCCAATTAGCAATCACCTCATTTACATTCATATTACATTGGGTACCGCTTCCAGTCATCCACACTCGCAGGGGGAAATGTTCCGATAACTTACCCTCAATTACCTGTTGCGCGGCCTGTCTAATCAATTCTGCCAGCTCTGGGGGCAGTTTTCCCAAGTCTTGATTAGTCAACGCCGCCGCCTTTTTGAGAATACCAAAAGCGGCGATCACCTCTGGGGGGATTAAATCAGTACCAATAGAAAAATAATGAAGCGATCGCTGAGTTTGCGCTCCCCAATAGCGATCGTCGGGGACCTGAATTTCCCCCATGCTATCGCGTTCAACTCGCATATTGGCATCCATGTCCTGATTCATCCCTAAGTTCCCCGTCCATTATCTATTAAAACTGCTTGAGTGCGCGTTGCATAGACCGCGCGTCATCCCGGCGCCGGATCGTCTCTCGCTTGTCGTGCAACTTCTTACCTCGCGCCAGTCCAATCATCACCTTAACCCGTCCCCGTTTCAGATACATTTTCAGAGGAACCAGAGTCAAGCCCTTTTGTTCTACCTGTCCAATCAGCTTATTAATTTCCTTGCGATGTAGCAACAACTTCCGGGTACGGCGCGGATCATGATTAAAGAAATTACCCGTATTCTCATAGGGGGAGATATGAACATTAATCAGCCACACCTCTCCATCCCGCAGCAAGGCATAACCATCCTGCAAATTAGAGCGACCCGCCCGGATCGACTTAACCTCCGTGCCTTTCAGTTCAATTCCGGCTTCGTAGGTATCTAGGATCTCGTACAGATAGCGAGCTTTACGGTTATCGGTGAGGATTTTGTATCCGTTAGTGTCTTTACTCATGACTTATCATTGTACCATGAACCAGGGTTAATTCAACAACCTTGTTGTTACCATCATTTTAATGGGACAATAAAAAATTGAGTTTAGTATACATAGCGAGTTTTTAGCATCCAATGAAGGGAACGATTTGGGAACTGGATTTTTATAGTCGTCCGCTGCGGGACGAAGACGGGAAAAAAGTGTGGGAGGTGATTATCTGTGAAACCCCCCTAGATGTGCGATCGCGCCCCGAGTCTCTATTCCGCTATACACAATTTTGTCCCAGTACCCAGGTTAACTCTATCTGGTTGCAGGGAGCTATTCAAGAGGCGATCGCCCAAGCACCATTACCACCATCAAAAATTCGTTTTTTCCGCCGTCCCATGGCGAATATGATCTCTAAAGCTGCTGAAGGATTAGATATCCCCGCATCAGCTAGTCGTCGCACCTATACCCTGTTTCAGTGGCTACAAGAACGCATCGACAAAGTTTA includes:
- a CDS encoding Uma2 family endonuclease encodes the protein MVSIDLYKNLPTSDELPDSDDTPVDNEDQNFLPNYLLFLLAIIWKDRNDWYFGVDMGIYHTSGDNPRVPVIPDGFLTVGVNRRRPGNKSRKSYVVWEEGGMVPQLVLEVVSWTPGNEYESKMAIYEKLGVLYYVIYNPEYYQRDRHQPFEIYRQIDGKYQLQTGEPYWLPEIGLGIGRSQATLGGIDREILSWFDQEGRRYLSAEELAQQAQLEAQQAQLEAQQAQLEAQQAQLEAQQAQLEAQKERQARLAAIAQLDNIGLTVQQISVALGLSINEVRQQLEEL
- the fumC gene encoding class II fumarate hydratase; this translates as MNQDMDANMRVERDSMGEIQVPDDRYWGAQTQRSLHYFSIGTDLIPPEVIAAFGILKKAAALTNQDLGKLPPELAELIRQAAQQVIEGKLSEHFPLRVWMTGSGTQCNMNVNEVIANWAIASVGGKMGSKNPIHPNDHVNMSQSSNDTFPTAMHIAAALAFHQRLIPKVRKMRDALAQKSAEFNHIVKIGRTHLQDAVPLTLGQEFSGYVAQLDADLKRIEMVLPDLYELAIGGTAVGTGLNAPPGFAERVAEHIAEMTDLPFVSAPNKFAAMAAHDAIVMASGALKTLACSLMKIANDIRFLGSGPRCGLGELILPENEPGSSIMPGKVNPTQCEAMTMVAAQVMGYDTAISIAGSQGHFELNVFKPMMIFNLLQSVNILADSCHNFTDFLLVGLQVNRSKINSYLEQSLMLVTALSPKIGYDRAAEVAHLALEKDSTLKQICVELGYISAEEFDQIVVPSKMAHPH
- a CDS encoding Uma2 family endonuclease, with amino-acid sequence MVSIDLYKNLPTSDELPDSDDTPVDNEDQNFLPNYLLFLLAIIWKDRNDWYFGVDMGIYHTSGDNPRVPVIPDGFLTVGVNRRRPGNKSRKSYVVWEEGGMVPQLVLEVVSWTPGNEYESKMAIYEKLGVLYYVIYNPEYYQRDRHQPFEIYRQIDGKYQLQTGEPYWLPEIGLGIGRSQATLGGIDREILSWFDQEGRRYLSSEELAQQAQLEVQQAQLEAQQAQLEAQQAQLEAQQAQLEAQQAQLEVQQAQLEVQQAQVEAQQAQLEAQQAQLEAQKERQARLAAIAQLDNIGLTAEQISVALGLSINEVRQQLEEL
- the smpB gene encoding SsrA-binding protein SmpB, which translates into the protein MSKDTNGYKILTDNRKARYLYEILDTYEAGIELKGTEVKSIRAGRSNLQDGYALLRDGEVWLINVHISPYENTGNFFNHDPRRTRKLLLHRKEINKLIGQVEQKGLTLVPLKMYLKRGRVKVMIGLARGKKLHDKRETIRRRDDARSMQRALKQF
- a CDS encoding Uma2 family endonuclease, yielding MVSIDLYKNLPTSDELPDSDDTPVDNEDQNFLPNYLLFLLAIIWKDRNDWYFGVDMGIYHTSGDNPRVPVIPDGFLTVGVNRRRPGNKSRKSYVVWEEGGMVPQLVLEVVSWTPGNEYESKMAIYEKLGVLYYVIYNPEYYQRDRHQPFEIYRQIDGKYQLQTGEPYWLPEIGLGIGRSQATLGGIDREILSWFDQEGRRYLSAEELAQQAQLEAQQAQLEAQQAQLEAQQAQLEAQKERQARLAAIAQLDNIGLTAEQISVALGLSINEVRQQLEEL
- a CDS encoding Uma2 family endonuclease, which translates into the protein MVSIDLYKNLPTSDELPDSDDTPVDNEDQNFLPNYLLFLLAIIWKDRNDWYFGVDMGIYHTSGDNPRVPVIPDGFLTVGVNRRRPGNKSRKSYVVWEEGGMVPQLVLEVVSWTPGNEYESKMAIYEKLGVLYYVIYNPEYYQRDRHQPFEIYRQIDGKYQLQTGEPYWLPEIGLGIGRSQATLGGIDREILSWFDQEGRRYLSSEELAQQAQLEAQKERQARLAAIAQLDNMGLTVQQISVALGLSVEVVRQRLEES